tcaacagaggaatagattcaaaaaatgtggtacatctacacaatggaatattactcagcatcaaaaacaatgactttatgaaattcataggcaaatggatggaactagaaaatgtcatcctgcgtgaggtaatccaatcacagaaaaacacacttgttatgcactcattgataagtggctattagcccaaatgcttgaattaccctagatgcacagaacacatgaaactcaagaaggatgaccaaaatgcgaatgcttcactccttctttaaaaggggaacaagattacccttggcagggaatagggaagcaaagtttagaacagaggcagaaggaacagccattcagaacctgccccacatgtggcccatacatattctgtcacccaattagataagatggatgaagcaaagaagtgcaggccgacaggaaccggatgtagatctctcctgagagacacacccataatacagcaaatacataggcgcaTAGGAgcataccagcagcaaaccactgaactgagaacaggacccccgttgaaggaatcagagaaaagactggaagagcttgtaggggcttgagaccccatatgaacaacaatgccaaccagagcttccagggactaagccactacccaaagactatacatggactgaccctgggctccaacctcataggtagcaatggatagcctagtgagagcaccagtggaaagggaagcccttggtgaacgtgattgttgtggggagggtggtaatgggggtaggatggggaggggaacacctatatagaaggggagggagaggggttagggggatgttggcctggaaacccggaaggggaataacaatcgaaatgtaaataagaactcaagttaataaagataaaaaaaatttaaaaataaaacaaaatgaaaactccataatacttatgaatataaaaaataattccatttttgGAAACAATAATTCAAAACGTAAGAATAAGAGAGTATTTCAATTACAGAAActtgttataataaaatataaatgcagaaaataaaaaaagctatAATGACATGtgatattaatttaaataaaaagaatgataaaatatagtttaaaaagtCAACAAACATTACAAGAAGGCACACATTGTATTAATTAATATCCTGAGAAATCTCTGTATTcctaattttagttattttgtgGCTATGTGCTCTGTATAcaagtggttttggttttttgttttttgatgtttttttgaGGGTCTGGGTGTCATTTATTGACAGCAGCTTACATTGTGTTTCCTTTCCTTGATTGCTTCCTTCCGAGCACTGGCCCACAGCCCTTGCGAGGGAAGGGCAGTCTCGGAGAGACAGAGCGGGAGGGCAGGCGCACATGTCCTTGGCAGGTGTGCTCAGCCCCGGCAGGATGCAGTCCTTCAAGCTGGACTCCCATTGGGTATTTGAGAGGACCGATGTGGGGGCGTGGACAGGAATCTACCACAGGACTCACATCTCAGTCCAGGCCTCTTTTCCTATCCAAGTCTATCCAAGGTTTGGTCTCTGGTGGGGACAGCAAAATTAGGCCCACCCACCTGATGGGCAGATTCACTCCATGCCCTAgtcacacgcgcgcacacacacacacacacacacacacacacacacgcacacacacgcacgcacgcacacctgCTTCCGCTGGTCACCGTTAAGAGGGAATGGCCTTGCAGTTAAGACAGACCATTTCCTCCGGCTCTCCTCAGCTGCGTCTGTCCGGGTTCATATGGCTGGAAAAATGGAGGGCTTGCCTTGTGGTTCATGTGTGTGCGCCACTGACTGTAAATCTTCAATATAGGACAGAATGGAGTGTCTAGGTCTACTCAGGCTGCCAGCTGGCTCCCTGCCCACCACACTGCCCTGCCTTTCTTCAAGCACCCAGGGTGGAAGGCCAGTCTGCATAGGCACTTGGCAATATTGGATATGAAAATGGGTAAAAAAGTGTAACAATAAAAGCTTCATTTGATAATTAGAGATCTGAAGTGATTTTACCTTTATTTCCTTCACGTTAAGCCAATCATTAAATTTCACGGTGATTTCCGGGGTGGGACAGAAGGAAGGCGTCACTCAGAGCGATGGAGGCCGTGGCCTGGTTGGCCTCActgggggagctggaggagcaCGACTGCCCTGCTGGCAGGTAGGTAGGTGATGTTCTGAGAGCGGGAGAGCTGGTAAGCAATGTCCCCAGCAGCTTCCAGCTTTCGCAGCTCGATCAGGCCATCACCGGCGGTGGCCCGTGAGTTGGCGATCAGCTCGGCCGCCTTGGAGTCCCCCTCAGCAGAGATGATGGCCGCCTTCTGATGCTCAGCCTTTTCCACTACAaatctggctctctctgcttcccgctGAGCCACCTGTTTGGCTTCCACCGCCTCTGTGAACTCCTTCCCGAAGGTCAGATGTGTCAGGAACGCATCATCCAGGATGAGCCCAAATGTTGCTGCTCGCTCTGTGAGGTCATCGCTCTCCTGCCTCAAGACCAGCTCTCGCTGGGTAATCAATTCTCCAGCATCGAATCGAGCCACCACCGACTTGAGGATCTCTGTGGTGATAGACGGCGGCACCCGCTCATAGTCCTCGCCAATGCTGGTGTAGATACGAGGAAGCTGACTGGCCACCGGCCGGAAGAAGATGCGTAGTGTGATGTTGACATTCTGTAAGTCTTTGCTGCCAGTGATGACTGGCACATTCCATGGTCGAGAGCCGGTCGAGAGCGGCAAATAATTACAAAGATGATTGGCTTCTGTACCCAAGGGATAAGAAAGTGAGTCCCTTCCTCTACCACAATGTCCTGCACGCCACAGAATCGGTCAAAGATGGCAGCTCTGTGTCCAGCCTCCACGTTATACAAAGCAGAGTTCACCACGCCTCCTGCAACTGCTAACGCCAGGCCGAACTCTCCTATGGACTCAAACACTTGGGCAGCCATGACACCTTCTGTTGCTTCCACTCACACCTGCTTccactctgacctccacgtgaATTCCCCCTACAAGTGGTTTTTAATGGATTAATTTGGGTTTGTCAAGAGCATCTGAATTATTGATAATTcagaaatgttttattctttcatatttccAGTGTATTTTATGATGGTTATCAAATTAGTTAAAACTAATAAATGTCACATATTGACATACaaatacgtgcacacacacacgtgcacagacaTGAACGTAAGATTAGTTAGAATCTCCCCAAATTTCTGCTCTTGTTCATTATACACCTACTTTGTCTGTTATCCAGACTTCTGCTGTATAGAGTGGAGCGACAGCTACTGACTAGACCTACAGGAGCCCCGGCGGCATTGGCTTCATTAAGAACACAGACCACCCTGGGCTGCCAAGTCACAGCCCACACACAGTGGTCAAGTGACCACTTGAACTCTTGTACTTCTTAAAtttacttttctctctgtcttctaaatCTCTGGGGACAGAAACAGGTCTACTTCATGCTAAACATCCACTCGTGGGAGGAAAGCCAGCCTATTTTGTGCTAAGAACTGTCTATGACTCAGGAAGCCACTTCTAAGTCCCCAACTGCATTTCATGAGACTTCCGTTTCTGCAGGCACTGAAACTCCATGTGGCTGAAAGGCATGAATCTCGGCACTTTCCTGCCTTGGTTGTAAATGATTCCTCCCTGGATAGAAAAATAACACAGATATTAATTAACGTCAACAAAATGTGAATACTCTACTATAAATTTGGCTGTCTGTAGGACTAGTTCAAGGGACGCTATTCTATTCAACATTTGAAACTTAATAAATACTGTGTGAATAACTGAGGATGAAGGCTATTTTAGATGTATTTCATTAAGCCAAAACTGAGAGGCATGGCGCATTCACCATTTCTGAATTTCCAGGTGAGCTATAGGACTCATTTAATCTACTCAGAAGACTGGATGAAGCATTTCAGTGTCGAGATGAGGTGGGCGAATATAAAAACTGAACTCGTGGTGACGCAGGTTTGGTTCCCCATCGACGGAAATGCTGTGTGGTCTTAACACAGACTCTGCCAGAACCATAACTTGGACAGAGCCTATGCCTAAAAGACGCCCCACAAATTCTTTAAACTTGATTCCTCTGCAGACTGGCTGCTTTCCATTTTGTGACAGCTTCTTCTTCTATCAAGATGGAAGGTActcctggaggcctcaggacagtGGTGTTCTTTTAATGACTTTAAACGTGGACTTCAAGCATAATTAACAAGTTTCAGCTCTTGGGAACCAAGCAGCTTGCCGCACTTGTCTGTTCAGTGATTACGGCAAACTGCTTTAGGCTTAGCGGTTTCACATTGCAAGGAGTGGACACAGGTATGGggtttatcttcttttaaaaggggTCGGAGAACATTTCTCAGGCTTAAAGAAAATACAGCCAGTGAAGTGCACTGTCTTGGGCAAGTCCTGTCATCATTACCCAACAGCGTGGGTGAagggttttgttctgttcttgatttcggtttgttggtttttgtctttgtttgtttgtttgttttgtgccctAGGGAATTCCACATTAGTAGTAAATTTAAGGGCAAAGTTGGATGATctggaagaatttattttcaacacttataagatgtttttgtttatttcctcttaGAAATTGGATTTTAATATCCAATACATTCTCGATGGTAAGATAAGATGACTTCTTGTTTCTAAGCAtattaaacaaaggaaaaatcagttcAGGTTTCTCAACATTTACATTTGCAAGCAAATTAACATAAAGCACACAGCTTCTTACATTCAGACCTATAAAGACTCTATATAATTAATGGGCCATTttacaagacaaaaataaaagacttttttaaaaataaattctatggACATAGTGTGAAGTAACTTGGAATTTataggatttaaaaataattattaactcTTGGCCTAAATTTTACAGCTCTCCACGCTTCAGCtgagagaagaatttatttcTGAAGTATAGAAATGAGATGGAAAACTTCCCGGGTGCATTTCCTTGTGTTCCCGGGGACCGGCTAGCTTCACTTGCAGTAAATTATGGTGGTAAGTATGGGGATGCATTCAGCCCTGCTGCATAAAATATGCAAACGCTGTTTCTAAACAAGGCAGAGGTGTGCAAATAAGAGCAATCACCAGCTTTCCCCCTAAAGCCAGAGGAGCCGGGAAATTGAAGGCAGGAATGTTCTTCCTAGCTTTAAAAGTAGTTAAGTTCGCCCTGATTAGATTAGGAGAAGCTATGAATACATCAGTTTCATCTAAAGTAATATTTTGACAGGTGACGAAAGAACAATAATTTTAGATAAATTCTT
The window above is part of the Rattus rattus isolate New Zealand chromosome 15, Rrattus_CSIRO_v1, whole genome shotgun sequence genome. Proteins encoded here:
- the LOC116884816 gene encoding LOW QUALITY PROTEIN: prohibitin-like (The sequence of the model RefSeq protein was modified relative to this genomic sequence to represent the inferred CDS: deleted 2 bases in 1 codon): MAAQVFESIGEFGLALAVAGGVVNSALYNVEAGHRAAIFDRFCGVQDIVVEEGTHFLIPWVQKPIIFVIICRSRPALDHNVPVITGSKDLQNVNITLRIFFRPVASQLPRIYTSIGEDYERVPPSITTEILKSVVARFDAGELITQRELVLRQESDDLTERAATFGLILDDAFLTHLTFGKEFTEAVEAKQVAQREAERARFVVEKAEHQKAAIISAEGDSKAAELIANSRATAGDGLIELRKLEAAGDIAYQLSRSQNITYLPASRAVVLLQLPQ